One genomic window of Halolamina sediminis includes the following:
- the kynU gene encoding kynureninase, with the protein MSSPFSIAREDAAARDAADPLSAYRDRFDVPSELYMDGNSLGPISDDAERTLDRVVDEWRERGIEGWTEGEQPWWEYAEHLGERLAPYVGAESEEVVIANSTTINIHSLVGTFLDHVADVPARAMDAPDALDDSPVDASGNVVVANELDFPTDHYAIRAQFRQRGLDPDEHLRLVESRDGRTIEYEDVAAAMGDDVGILFMPTVLYRSGQLFDVDALTELAHDHDALAGFDAAHSVGAVPHEFSAADVDFAVWCSYKYLNAGPGAIAGLYVNERYHGLAPALPGWWGNEKASQFDLELTYRPEQSAGAWQIGTVPMLSAAPLEGSLDLLDEAGIDRVRAKSLELTELLATLVEDLADAGYEYSVGTPAADERRGGHVAVEHPDADRVSQALRERGVVVDYRPPNVIRICPAPLYVGYADVYDVAEQLRAVIDEGAHEAFTASEGVS; encoded by the coding sequence ATGAGCAGCCCCTTCTCGATCGCCCGCGAGGACGCCGCCGCGCGGGACGCCGCCGACCCGCTGTCGGCGTACCGCGACCGCTTCGACGTGCCCAGCGAGCTGTACATGGACGGGAACTCGCTGGGGCCGATCAGCGACGACGCCGAACGCACGCTCGACCGCGTGGTCGACGAGTGGCGCGAGCGCGGCATCGAGGGCTGGACGGAGGGCGAACAGCCGTGGTGGGAGTACGCCGAACACCTCGGCGAGCGTCTCGCGCCGTACGTCGGCGCCGAGTCGGAGGAGGTCGTGATCGCCAACTCCACCACCATCAACATCCACAGCCTGGTCGGGACGTTCCTCGATCACGTCGCCGACGTGCCGGCACGGGCGATGGACGCGCCCGACGCTCTCGACGACTCGCCGGTCGACGCCTCGGGCAACGTCGTCGTCGCGAACGAACTCGACTTCCCGACCGACCACTACGCGATCCGCGCACAGTTCCGCCAGCGCGGGCTGGACCCCGACGAACACCTCCGGCTGGTGGAGAGCCGGGACGGCCGGACGATTGAGTACGAGGATGTCGCGGCGGCGATGGGCGACGACGTGGGGATCCTGTTCATGCCGACCGTGCTCTACCGATCGGGGCAACTGTTCGATGTGGACGCGCTGACCGAACTCGCCCACGACCACGACGCACTCGCCGGGTTCGACGCCGCCCACTCCGTCGGCGCAGTCCCCCACGAGTTCTCGGCGGCCGACGTGGACTTCGCGGTCTGGTGTTCCTACAAGTACCTCAACGCCGGCCCGGGAGCCATCGCGGGGCTGTACGTGAACGAGCGCTACCACGGGCTGGCGCCCGCCCTGCCGGGCTGGTGGGGGAACGAGAAAGCGAGCCAGTTCGACCTCGAACTCACGTACAGGCCCGAGCAGTCGGCGGGCGCGTGGCAGATCGGCACCGTGCCGATGCTGTCGGCGGCGCCGCTTGAGGGCTCGCTCGACCTGCTCGACGAGGCCGGGATCGACCGGGTGCGGGCGAAGTCGCTCGAACTGACGGAGCTGCTCGCGACGCTGGTCGAGGATCTGGCCGACGCGGGCTACGAGTATTCGGTCGGAACGCCCGCGGCAGACGAGCGCCGCGGCGGCCACGTCGCCGTCGAGCACCCCGACGCCGACCGCGTGAGTCAGGCGCTCCGCGAGCGGGGGGTGGTCGTCGACTACCGCCCGCCGAACGTGATCCGGATCTGTCCGGCGCCGCTGTACGTCGGCTACGCGGACGTGTACGACGTGGCCGAACAGCTCCGGGCCGTGATCGACGAAGGGGCACACGAGGCGTTCACCGCGAGCGAAGGCGTCTCGTAG
- a CDS encoding AIR synthase family protein, which translates to MTDSGKIDRTFFAERIAPRLGAERDDVALGPTAGVDFGLLDLDGTGLAVATDPISVLPALGFERAGRFALHVALSDVAVAGVVPSHLAISFSLSESITDEQFDALWGAIHEECRDLGISVLTGHTARYPGAEFPWVGAATAMGVCDPAAVVRPDGARPGDRLLVTRGPAVETAGLFASLYPEELGERGLSPETVAEAATGLDEATLVRDAVTAAETREVTAMHDATEGGLLGAFCEMAGSAGVRFEIDHAAAPMRSGVDAVCAALGIDPWKSTSSGTLVLAVAPEDADAVRAAIERRGTPVAEVGKVVEGSGVRFRGEEWTEPPRDPSWDAYAELAGEE; encoded by the coding sequence ATGACCGACAGCGGCAAGATCGACCGGACGTTCTTCGCCGAGCGGATCGCCCCCCGACTCGGCGCCGAGCGCGACGACGTGGCGCTTGGCCCGACTGCGGGCGTCGACTTCGGCCTGCTCGACCTCGACGGGACGGGGCTGGCGGTCGCGACCGACCCGATCTCGGTGCTCCCGGCGCTGGGGTTCGAACGCGCGGGCCGGTTCGCGCTCCACGTCGCGCTCTCGGACGTGGCCGTCGCCGGCGTCGTCCCCAGCCACCTCGCGATCTCCTTCTCGCTGTCCGAGTCCATCACCGACGAACAGTTCGACGCGCTCTGGGGCGCGATCCACGAGGAGTGTCGTGATCTGGGGATCAGCGTGCTCACAGGTCACACCGCGCGCTACCCCGGCGCCGAGTTCCCGTGGGTCGGCGCGGCGACGGCGATGGGCGTCTGCGACCCCGCGGCGGTCGTGCGCCCGGACGGCGCGCGCCCGGGCGACCGCCTGCTCGTGACTCGCGGGCCGGCCGTCGAGACCGCGGGCCTGTTCGCGTCGCTGTACCCCGAGGAACTCGGCGAGCGCGGGCTGTCGCCCGAGACGGTTGCCGAGGCCGCCACGGGGCTGGACGAGGCCACGCTGGTCCGCGACGCCGTGACCGCTGCGGAGACAAGGGAAGTGACCGCGATGCACGACGCGACGGAGGGGGGCTTGCTCGGCGCGTTCTGTGAGATGGCCGGCAGCGCCGGGGTCCGGTTCGAGATCGACCACGCGGCGGCGCCGATGCGGTCGGGCGTCGACGCGGTCTGTGCGGCGCTGGGGATCGACCCGTGGAAATCCACCAGTTCGGGGACGCTCGTGCTCGCGGTCGCGCCCGAGGACGCCGACGCGGTCCGGGCGGCGATCGAGCGTCGGGGGACGCCCGTCGCCGAAGTCGGGAAAGTCGTAGAAGGTTCGGGTGTCCGGTTCCGCGGCGAGGAGTGGACCGAGCCGCCGCGGGACCCCTCGTGGGACGCCTACGCCGAGTTGGCCGGCGAGGAGTGA
- a CDS encoding DUF7528 family protein, with protein MNTLLIGFFSHDETAVAAEREDGAVRLTVDGETYRLPREAALALRESVGDALERRLALFRTVGQYRRDGSYTVARRGADTPGNEQVFDSFEALRALFESLPPEFGAEAVGEQGVTGSRRHLIVRHFAEHPRFDCRLISERPLRAEKSED; from the coding sequence GTGAACACGCTCCTGATCGGGTTCTTCTCGCACGACGAGACCGCGGTCGCGGCCGAGCGTGAGGACGGGGCGGTCCGGCTGACCGTCGACGGCGAGACGTATCGCTTGCCCCGCGAGGCCGCGCTCGCGCTGCGGGAGTCCGTCGGCGACGCGCTGGAGCGCCGACTGGCGCTGTTCCGGACCGTCGGACAGTACCGCCGCGACGGGAGCTACACCGTCGCCCGCCGAGGCGCCGACACGCCGGGAAACGAACAGGTGTTCGACTCCTTCGAGGCGCTGCGGGCGCTGTTCGAATCGCTACCCCCCGAGTTCGGGGCCGAGGCGGTGGGTGAGCAGGGCGTCACCGGCTCCCGACGCCACCTGATCGTGCGCCACTTCGCCGAGCACCCGCGGTTCGACTGTCGGCTGATCAGCGAGCGCCCGCTACGGGCCGAGAAGTCCGAGGACTGA
- a CDS encoding LEA type 2 family protein, with protein sequence MLGGKLAAASTLKIAAAVLGVLSLSIGGAWAVGIIGAPSVVVVDNAFGPVNESTTTIESEIVVDNPNPFGLRLGGLTIDYAVEMNGVRMATGGREGLGVNASGNSSIPLTTRMNNDRIPPWWVTHVENGENTTLTVDASIHSDLLGQSFDPQIERSVNTNVIGGFNSEEDRPIDVDRPFAPEPVLWLNSTSGQWGAVSNETTEIDTAFELYNPNPTPVAISEIGYEIEMNTVTMGEGATESAVSIAPGERETVRATTALQNENLDEWWVTHLQNEQTTQLEVTFYARIDLSSFGGDTIEIRLDSIQRTIETDIFGGGASDGGTEGEATPTPDGTETATAPDDEETATPDDTPTDDETATPTPTPTDDGLLAVGGSVA encoded by the coding sequence ATGTTGGGTGGGAAACTCGCGGCGGCGTCGACGCTGAAGATCGCCGCCGCAGTGCTCGGAGTGCTGTCGCTCTCGATCGGCGGGGCGTGGGCGGTCGGGATCATCGGCGCGCCCTCGGTCGTCGTCGTCGACAACGCGTTCGGCCCGGTGAACGAGTCGACCACGACGATCGAGTCCGAGATCGTCGTCGACAACCCCAACCCGTTCGGGCTGCGGCTGGGTGGGCTCACGATCGACTACGCCGTCGAGATGAACGGCGTCCGGATGGCTACCGGCGGGCGCGAGGGGCTGGGGGTGAACGCCAGCGGCAACAGTTCGATCCCGCTCACGACGCGGATGAACAACGACCGCATCCCGCCGTGGTGGGTCACCCACGTCGAGAACGGCGAGAACACCACGCTGACCGTCGACGCCTCGATCCACTCGGACCTGCTGGGCCAGTCGTTCGACCCACAGATCGAACGGTCGGTGAACACGAACGTCATCGGCGGGTTCAACAGCGAGGAGGACCGGCCGATCGACGTCGACCGGCCGTTCGCTCCCGAGCCCGTGCTCTGGCTCAACAGCACCAGCGGCCAGTGGGGCGCGGTGAGCAACGAGACCACCGAGATCGACACCGCCTTCGAGCTGTACAACCCCAACCCGACGCCGGTCGCGATCTCGGAGATCGGCTACGAGATCGAGATGAACACCGTCACGATGGGCGAGGGCGCGACCGAGAGCGCGGTCAGCATCGCCCCCGGAGAGCGCGAGACCGTCCGCGCGACGACGGCGCTGCAGAACGAGAACCTCGACGAGTGGTGGGTCACCCACCTCCAGAACGAGCAGACGACACAACTGGAGGTGACGTTCTACGCCCGGATCGACCTCTCCTCGTTCGGCGGCGACACCATCGAGATCCGGCTCGACTCCATCCAGCGCACCATCGAGACCGACATCTTCGGTGGGGGTGCGTCCGACGGCGGCACCGAGGGCGAGGCCACGCCCACGCCCGACGGAACTGAAACGGCGACAGCACCCGACGACGAGGAGACGGCGACGCCCGACGACACGCCCACTGACGACGAGACAGCCACACCGACGCCGACACCGACCGACGACGGACTCCTCGCGGTCGGTGGTTCCGTGGCGTGA
- a CDS encoding heavy metal translocating P-type ATPase, with amino-acid sequence MSEPSACDLCDSPVPEHRDGAFCSAGCRSIAETLAEPADTGPETADAAADGTTSAFFSVEGMHSATCEAYLEAVARGVDGVVAADASYVTESIRVDCDGEPPVEELTEALSGLGYDATPREDREPGSSVDTDGGVVDGALGYRYAAGVVFASFLLLPYAVVFYPSHLAALLGFADPLGGGASITTVVPVFLVLTFVVIVVTGAPVLRDAYIAIVLRKPNTGLLVTLTAIAAYLFGVAGYFAGTFGAYYDLAVVAVAGVTGATFYESLTKRNAASALTDLTVSRVADATRETDAGSETVPVDALEPGDRVLVPEGERVPVDGTLTEGECTVDEAVVTGESAPVRKRAGDELIGGSIVSTGAATITVGDGVASSVDRLAASVWGFQSAAHGGQRRANRIAERVTPPLVAVALLVGVGSFVLSGGRIAVGVVGLLTTFIAASPWALGFSTPLSAGTSVARALEDGVAVFDETTFERLRGVETVVFDKTGTLTTGRMELLDYDAPADLLAAAAELERRAAHPAAAAIVDAFGGDDNTVESFTSHPTGVEGTVDGRQLLVGNPDLFAERGWSVPDNIASRASEAREAGKLPVLVGEDGAAAGIVIVGDEARPDWASTLERLADRGLDVVVLTGDDESAAAEFAASPHVTHVFAGVPPAGKSAAVRRLRADGPVAMVGDGTNDAPALAAADLGISLGSGTALAAEASDLAVVEDDLSGVAAAFDHSAESYRRRRWNDRLALLYNVAAIPLAIGGLLNPLLTMGAAVLCCGLIAGNAFRAD; translated from the coding sequence GTGTCCGAACCGTCCGCTTGCGACCTCTGTGACAGCCCCGTTCCCGAGCACCGCGACGGGGCGTTCTGCTCGGCGGGCTGTCGGTCGATCGCCGAAACCCTCGCTGAGCCCGCCGACACCGGGCCCGAGACGGCCGACGCCGCGGCCGACGGGACCACGTCGGCGTTCTTCTCGGTCGAGGGGATGCATTCTGCGACCTGTGAGGCGTACCTCGAAGCCGTCGCACGCGGCGTCGACGGCGTCGTCGCCGCCGACGCGAGCTACGTCACCGAGTCGATCCGCGTCGACTGCGACGGCGAGCCGCCGGTCGAGGAACTGACCGAGGCGCTCTCCGGCCTCGGCTACGACGCCACGCCGCGTGAGGATCGCGAGCCCGGGAGCTCGGTCGACACCGACGGCGGCGTCGTCGACGGTGCGTTGGGCTACCGCTACGCAGCCGGGGTGGTGTTCGCCTCGTTCCTGTTGCTCCCCTACGCCGTCGTGTTCTACCCCTCCCACCTCGCGGCGCTGCTGGGCTTCGCCGACCCGCTGGGCGGCGGCGCGAGCATCACGACCGTCGTCCCCGTGTTCCTCGTGTTGACGTTCGTCGTCATCGTCGTCACCGGCGCGCCCGTGCTCCGGGACGCCTACATCGCGATCGTCCTCAGGAAACCCAACACGGGGCTACTCGTGACGTTGACCGCGATCGCGGCGTACCTGTTCGGGGTCGCGGGCTACTTCGCGGGGACGTTCGGCGCCTACTACGACCTCGCGGTGGTGGCGGTCGCCGGCGTCACCGGCGCGACGTTCTACGAGTCGCTCACGAAGCGCAACGCCGCGAGCGCGCTGACCGATCTCACGGTGTCCCGCGTGGCGGACGCGACCCGCGAGACCGACGCCGGGAGCGAGACCGTCCCGGTCGACGCACTCGAACCGGGCGACCGCGTGCTCGTCCCCGAGGGCGAGCGCGTGCCCGTGGACGGCACGCTCACGGAGGGCGAGTGTACCGTCGACGAGGCGGTCGTCACCGGCGAGTCGGCGCCCGTTCGGAAGCGGGCGGGCGACGAACTGATCGGCGGCTCGATCGTCAGCACGGGCGCGGCGACGATCACCGTCGGCGACGGCGTGGCGAGCAGCGTCGACCGGCTCGCGGCGTCGGTCTGGGGGTTCCAGAGCGCCGCCCACGGGGGCCAGCGCCGCGCGAACCGAATCGCCGAGCGAGTAACGCCGCCGCTGGTCGCGGTGGCACTGCTCGTCGGCGTCGGCTCGTTCGTGCTGAGCGGCGGCCGGATCGCGGTCGGCGTCGTCGGGCTGCTCACGACGTTCATCGCCGCCTCGCCGTGGGCGCTGGGGTTCTCGACGCCGCTGTCGGCGGGGACGAGCGTCGCCCGCGCGCTCGAGGACGGCGTCGCGGTGTTCGACGAGACGACGTTCGAGCGGCTGCGCGGCGTCGAGACGGTCGTGTTCGACAAGACCGGGACGCTCACCACCGGCCGGATGGAGCTGCTCGATTACGACGCGCCAGCGGACCTGCTCGCGGCGGCCGCCGAACTCGAACGACGGGCCGCCCACCCCGCGGCCGCGGCGATCGTCGACGCGTTCGGCGGCGACGACAACACGGTCGAGTCGTTCACCAGCCACCCGACCGGCGTCGAGGGAACTGTCGACGGCCGGCAGCTGCTCGTCGGGAACCCCGACCTGTTCGCGGAGCGCGGCTGGTCGGTGCCTGACAACATCGCGTCCCGGGCGAGCGAGGCCCGCGAGGCCGGGAAGCTCCCGGTGCTCGTCGGGGAGGACGGCGCGGCGGCGGGAATCGTGATCGTCGGCGACGAGGCCCGGCCCGACTGGGCGTCGACGCTCGAACGCCTCGCCGACCGGGGGCTCGACGTGGTCGTGCTCACGGGCGACGACGAGTCCGCGGCCGCCGAGTTCGCCGCCAGCCCGCACGTCACCCACGTGTTCGCGGGCGTCCCCCCGGCCGGGAAGTCGGCGGCGGTCCGGCGGCTGCGCGCCGACGGGCCGGTCGCGATGGTCGGCGACGGGACCAACGACGCGCCGGCGCTGGCCGCGGCGGATCTGGGGATCTCGCTCGGGAGCGGGACCGCACTCGCGGCCGAGGCCTCGGATCTGGCGGTGGTCGAGGACGACCTCTCCGGCGTCGCCGCGGCGTTCGACCACTCGGCGGAGAGCTACCGGCGGCGGCGCTGGAACGACCGGCTCGCGCTGCTGTACAACGTCGCCGCGATCCCGCTGGCGATCGGCGGGCTGCTCAACCCCCTGCTGACGATGGGGGCGGCGGTGTTGTGCTGTGGGCTGATCGCCGGCAACGCGTTCCGTGCCGACTAA
- a CDS encoding ABC transporter ATP-binding protein: protein MSAEPFLEVRDLKKYYDDGGLLGSDPVKAVDGVSFDIREGETLGLVGESGCGKTTLGRTILNLEKATEGEVVADDTDVTSISGRELREWQSQAQMVFQDPEASLNERMTVGEIIREPLDAHDWPNLAVSVSDDREVSGKLVHRAEDGERPDITVGIDDSVTVRKNAPLSIDDVEVEIDEVEISVEVTKHASEMREDRVRDLLEQVGLQEEHFYRYPHQFSGGQSQRVGIARALALEPRFLVLDEPVSALDVSVQARIINLLEDLQEELGLTFLFIAHDLSVVRHIADRVAVMYLGEVMELGPTEEVFTDPSHPYTESLLSAIPGSLVETGERITLRGTPPSPRDPPTGCRFSTRCPAKIRPDEYSVSGEHWEALDQLHSVLRARANAEKSIVDVVKERLGVQDVSTVDELLLELFDAEEEADGDITLNMPDDAASVVYEAVEMARAGDEDGAATRLDEAFGSVCTEEHPDANDVGEGRESRCLRHREEYEDPGPVIEQRYRS, encoded by the coding sequence GTGAGCGCCGAACCGTTCCTCGAAGTCCGCGACCTGAAGAAGTACTACGACGACGGCGGCCTGCTCGGCAGCGACCCCGTCAAGGCGGTCGACGGCGTGAGCTTCGACATCCGCGAGGGCGAGACGCTCGGGCTCGTCGGCGAGTCCGGCTGTGGGAAGACCACACTGGGGCGGACGATTCTCAACCTCGAGAAGGCGACCGAGGGTGAGGTCGTCGCCGACGACACCGACGTGACCAGCATCTCGGGCCGGGAGCTCCGGGAGTGGCAGAGTCAGGCCCAGATGGTGTTCCAGGACCCCGAGGCCAGCCTGAACGAGCGGATGACCGTCGGCGAGATCATCCGCGAGCCGCTCGACGCCCACGACTGGCCGAACCTCGCAGTGTCGGTCAGCGACGACCGCGAGGTGTCGGGGAAACTCGTCCACCGCGCCGAGGACGGCGAACGCCCCGACATCACTGTCGGCATCGACGACAGCGTCACCGTCCGCAAGAACGCACCGCTGTCGATCGACGACGTGGAGGTCGAGATCGACGAGGTGGAGATCAGCGTCGAGGTGACCAAACACGCCTCGGAGATGCGCGAGGACCGCGTGCGCGACCTGCTCGAACAGGTGGGGCTGCAGGAGGAGCACTTCTACCGCTACCCCCACCAGTTCTCCGGCGGGCAGAGTCAGCGCGTGGGCATCGCCCGCGCGCTCGCGCTCGAACCGCGGTTCCTCGTGCTCGACGAACCCGTGAGCGCACTCGACGTGAGCGTCCAGGCCCGGATCATCAACCTCCTCGAAGACTTACAGGAGGAGCTCGGGCTCACCTTCCTGTTCATCGCCCACGACCTGAGCGTCGTCCGCCACATCGCCGACCGCGTGGCGGTGATGTACCTGGGTGAGGTGATGGAGCTCGGCCCAACCGAGGAGGTGTTCACCGACCCCTCTCACCCCTACACCGAGTCGCTGCTGTCGGCGATTCCCGGCTCGTTGGTCGAGACCGGCGAGCGTATCACGCTGCGCGGGACGCCGCCGAGCCCGCGGGACCCGCCGACGGGCTGTCGGTTCTCGACGCGTTGCCCGGCGAAGATCCGCCCCGACGAGTACAGCGTCTCCGGCGAACACTGGGAGGCGCTCGACCAGCTCCACTCGGTGCTCCGGGCCCGCGCGAACGCCGAGAAGAGCATCGTCGACGTGGTCAAAGAGCGGCTTGGCGTGCAGGACGTGTCGACGGTCGACGAGCTCCTGCTCGAACTGTTCGACGCCGAGGAGGAAGCCGACGGCGACATCACGCTGAACATGCCCGACGACGCGGCGTCGGTCGTGTACGAGGCCGTGGAGATGGCCCGTGCCGGCGACGAAGACGGCGCCGCGACGCGGCTGGACGAGGCGTTCGGCAGCGTCTGCACCGAGGAACACCCCGACGCCAACGACGTCGGCGAGGGGCGGGAGAGCCGGTGTCTCCGCCACCGCGAGGAGTACGAGGATCCCGGCCCGGTGATCGAACAGCGCTACCGGAGCTAA
- a CDS encoding ABC transporter ATP-binding protein, with the protein MSDTLLSVENLRTVFHTDKETIRAVDGVSFDVQRGETVGLVGESGSGKSVTARSVLGLVEEPGVIEEGSIEFCGDELVGGNWDEHRGDIAIVFQDPMNSLNPVYTVGNQIKEALRIHQDLRGQEATEAAIELLEDVGIPDAARRVSEYPHQFSGGMRQRAVIAIALACDPDLLVCDEPTTALDVTIQAQILELLDELQREENLGVLFITHDMGVIEETTDRVNVMYAGEFVESAPVDELFDNPRHPYTRGLLASIPGRTAGDERLPTIEGEVPTSTSEPTSCRFAPRCPHAFEDCEAVHPERIDVGDGNVDHEAACLLYDDRFEESAPEEKFANDGGERA; encoded by the coding sequence GTGAGCGACACGCTGCTCTCCGTCGAGAACCTCCGCACCGTGTTCCACACCGACAAGGAGACGATCCGCGCCGTCGACGGCGTGAGCTTCGACGTCCAGCGCGGCGAGACCGTCGGCCTCGTCGGCGAGTCCGGGTCGGGCAAGTCCGTCACCGCCCGCTCGGTGCTCGGGCTGGTCGAGGAGCCCGGCGTGATCGAGGAGGGGTCGATCGAGTTCTGCGGCGACGAGCTCGTCGGCGGCAACTGGGACGAACACCGCGGCGACATCGCGATCGTGTTCCAGGACCCGATGAACTCGCTCAACCCCGTCTACACCGTCGGGAACCAGATCAAGGAGGCCCTGCGAATCCATCAGGACCTCCGGGGGCAGGAGGCCACCGAGGCCGCGATCGAACTGCTGGAGGACGTTGGCATCCCCGACGCCGCCCGCCGCGTGTCGGAGTACCCCCACCAGTTCTCCGGCGGGATGCGCCAGCGTGCGGTGATCGCGATCGCGCTGGCCTGTGACCCGGACCTGCTGGTCTGTGACGAGCCGACGACCGCACTCGACGTGACGATTCAGGCCCAGATCCTCGAACTGCTGGACGAGCTCCAGCGCGAGGAGAACCTGGGCGTGCTGTTCATTACTCACGACATGGGCGTGATCGAGGAGACGACCGACCGCGTGAACGTGATGTACGCCGGCGAGTTCGTCGAGAGCGCGCCGGTCGACGAGCTGTTCGACAACCCCCGCCACCCCTACACCCGGGGGCTGCTCGCGAGCATCCCCGGCCGGACCGCCGGCGACGAACGGCTGCCAACGATCGAAGGTGAGGTGCCGACATCGACCAGCGAGCCAACGAGCTGCCGGTTCGCGCCGCGGTGTCCCCACGCGTTCGAGGACTGCGAGGCGGTCCACCCCGAACGGATCGACGTCGGCGACGGGAACGTCGACCACGAGGCGGCGTGTCTCCTGTACGACGACCGGTTCGAGGAGTCGGCGCCCGAGGAGAAGTTCGCGAACGACGGGGGTGAGCGCGCGTGA
- a CDS encoding ABC transporter permease: MAVKTSRFTETLTDGRTALWAAVGVFLLVLQFGALANFVVGLGIDAVLALPGVESVGFLTSLENALQSIPTLLSRETVPNQGYYDGSGYEGTFLGLAPAMAWALRATLIYLYAFAALGWVIWGLRIYRQEHRAADWTPRDDMLNRFRGHKWGIFGLVIVFMFVTMAVFAPALGPTTVDQNMRNSYGHEISYWDTETQSVEEVVVGQANLNSLSVGNDENVGLWTYDDYGRFHPFGTMQNGRDLFTFLAVGSRISLVIGVLSVALSASIAASLALTSAYYKGRIDLGMVLVSDAVMAMPQLLLLIMLTTVLRETWISDVYSGGFLLALIFAFTGWTYMWRSIRGPALQISEREWIDAARSFGQTPLTIMRKHMLPYVTGYLLIYGSMTLGGAIISIAGLSFLGLGVQPPTPEWGRAINLGQDYVRTGSWHISLIPGILITLVVTGFNALGDGIRDAIDPQSDSAGGETAGAGGGA, translated from the coding sequence ATGGCGGTGAAGACCTCCCGGTTCACGGAGACGCTGACCGACGGCCGGACCGCGCTGTGGGCGGCCGTTGGTGTGTTCCTCCTCGTGCTCCAGTTCGGGGCGCTCGCGAACTTCGTCGTCGGGCTGGGTATCGACGCGGTGCTCGCGCTGCCCGGCGTTGAGAGCGTCGGCTTCCTGACCAGCCTCGAGAACGCGCTCCAGTCGATCCCGACGTTGCTCTCCCGCGAGACGGTCCCCAACCAGGGGTACTACGACGGGAGCGGCTACGAGGGGACGTTCCTCGGACTGGCGCCGGCCATGGCGTGGGCGCTGCGGGCGACGCTCATCTATCTCTACGCCTTCGCCGCCCTCGGCTGGGTCATCTGGGGGCTGCGGATCTACCGCCAGGAGCACCGCGCCGCCGACTGGACCCCCCGTGACGACATGCTCAACCGGTTCCGCGGGCACAAGTGGGGGATCTTCGGGCTGGTGATCGTGTTCATGTTCGTGACGATGGCGGTGTTCGCCCCCGCGTTGGGGCCGACGACCGTCGACCAGAACATGCGCAACTCCTACGGCCACGAGATCAGCTACTGGGACACCGAGACCCAGTCCGTCGAGGAGGTCGTCGTCGGCCAGGCCAACCTCAACTCCCTCTCGGTAGGGAACGACGAGAACGTCGGGCTCTGGACGTACGACGACTACGGGCGGTTCCACCCGTTCGGCACGATGCAGAACGGCAGGGACCTGTTCACGTTCCTCGCAGTGGGCTCACGGATCTCCTTGGTCATCGGCGTGCTCTCGGTCGCGCTGAGTGCGTCGATCGCCGCCTCGCTCGCGCTGACCTCGGCGTACTACAAGGGGCGGATCGACCTGGGGATGGTGCTCGTCTCCGACGCCGTGATGGCGATGCCCCAGCTCCTGTTGCTGATCATGCTGACGACCGTCCTCAGGGAGACGTGGATCAGCGACGTGTACAGCGGCGGGTTCCTGCTCGCGCTGATCTTCGCGTTCACTGGCTGGACGTACATGTGGCGCTCCATCCGTGGGCCGGCGCTGCAGATTTCCGAGCGGGAGTGGATCGACGCCGCCCGGAGCTTCGGGCAGACGCCGCTCACGATCATGCGCAAACACATGCTTCCCTACGTGACCGGCTACCTGCTGATCTACGGCTCGATGACGCTGGGTGGCGCGATCATCTCCATCGCGGGGCTGTCCTTCCTCGGGCTGGGGGTGCAGCCACCGACGCCCGAGTGGGGACGGGCGATCAACCTCGGCCAGGACTACGTCCGCACCGGCTCCTGGCACATCTCGCTGATCCCCGGCATCCTGATCACGCTGGTCGTGACCGGGTTCAACGCGCTGGGTGACGGGATCCGCGACGCGATCGACCCGCAGTCCGACAGCGCCGGCGGCGAGACCGCCGGGGCAGGGGGTGGCGCGTGA